The Toxoplasma gondii ME49 chromosome III, whole genome shotgun sequence genome includes a window with the following:
- a CDS encoding hypothetical protein (encoded by transcript TGME49_252860~Predicted trans-membrane domain (TMHMM2.0):155-175:179-202): MQLPSAGKNSQGCPPSSLHFLSPITRLHCLCLVACAAPLLWEPGGCSESPAPTIATSSPELDLLPDLPPTLPLHEGTTLGLERDVKESARKPLSRVQAREETSLEIGARSVKLDALEEYRGRTTGSLLPFSGMAAGSSPLDFSSQQRRSVSKLFKHLFRLLAALAIISSSIFLTRESESLWGISGGVFLLLLGIGKSLSAVVKIAKLGFRMARAASAQRRVSVLAIKKTEEESKRIFRRLPRIKRGSR; encoded by the coding sequence ATGCAGCTGCCTTCTGCGGGGAAAAACAGTCAAGGCTGTCCCCCAAGTAGCCTCCATTTTCTGTCTCCAATTACACGCTTGCACTGCCTCTGTCTAGTAGCGTGTGCCGCACCTCTCCTTTGGGAACCCGGGGGCTGCTCGGAATCTCCCGCGCCCACGATCGCAACTTCCTCACCTGAACTTGATCTCTTGCCAGATTTGCCACCAACGTTGCCGCTCCACGAAGGCACTACGCTTGGCTTAGAGCGCGACGTGAAAGAAAGTGCTCGTAAGCCTTTATCTCGCGTACAAGCACGGGAGGAGACGAGCCTCGAAATCGGTGCGCGTTCCGTCAAACTTGACGCACTTGAAGAATATCGAGGGAGGACGACGGGGTCACTTCTCCCCTTCAGCGGCATGGCAGCGGGAAGTAGCCCGCTGGACTTTTCTTCTCAACAGCGACGGAGCGTATCCAAGCTCTTCAAGCACCTCTTCAGACTCTTGGCAGCTCTTGCCATCATCAGCTCCAGTATCTTCCTCACGCGCGAGTCCGAGAGCCTTTGGGGTATCAGCGGTGGTGTGTTTTTGTTGCTCTTAGGAATCGGGAAGAGTCTGTCGGCAGTGGTCAAGATAGCCAAGCTTGGCTTTCGCATGGCCAGAGCTGCCAGTGCGCAGAGAAGAGTAAGCGTGTTAGCTATCAAGAAGACTGAGGAAGAGTCTAAAAGGATCTTCCGCCGGCTTCCAAGGATCAAGCGAGGCTCGCGGTAG
- a CDS encoding hypothetical protein (encoded by transcript TGME49_252870) yields MNPTATFSPSRAFFSRQMGSVGSGSFLFFMPPSRLVSDRTFLPKNMRSTPRLLRRVHPSRRLSYDPSVATGGVHLSFFFEDNRHAFASSSAVLAQGHISPILATPSDARRRLESREYPTSTFVSSTTSARSPAATPSSRPPWATLYSREAASRHRLPLRHVPLQTQLRSFSPYRRRTTRTDPLTRFPLTRLGTRVSRPPLPRPQAQNWPRRRGREQQGGSGRAAHPSPGRTLGSFGDLAGVACGFQTPLTATKRGNGSTASCVPSLGTSVSRRFVAAAPRASQRIGTHQAKGYVDGHGDKGKDGLSSSRRWESRRHKTEQKTSSDSSSSSSASPVSPPSRTSGVSIDSPASEKGHGASASSSESAPLSSTVAASQTSPSSSWQNFAWLADEDVSRSRFGRRVSGNSSLSSNSPGADSSRLNLADGLSSSTCRAARPDRSAHEPPAPPLDSLSPSASLSAVCRSSSYSSSSPSSSSAPSSSAPSSSAPSSSAASSSAASLASTDSSLSRDPQSPPLLQRLHFAPLDARKRSGTQRAGTERLAGGGTLPGRREQKRRSVSARRNRKDETPVEGRQGRGQGNKLDEEGISKWRGGKPEEARALQRERWIRDLLLSRPSESRTAVQQELLALLLHREKLRTREKENADRRRLKDRRVSPHSKANHTPFVFQNLRRNSFLAPPLLHGSRGLSLLFNALRASPSSSASSVSASSSWRSSWTSEKSQQGGDGEQKASGVAAEPPVSVRDMGDSHKGPEDTATAHAKAQIAHEVLRDLLYHLPHFSTSHIVTVLRLVSASLPGSWLAFRPAAPSQAPLSTAEAFLSDPLDFACMPLGELRLELLAVLSRCVSLSWLARFSGDEFIGLLAFTQVVAAPSSSPLSPRAGVGARGGGRPDDGDTSDEAVRGHGDTGGRRRVESRPEAEQEPCLSRQRGSSPGEEEWGTERTRGRPSTEMRRNTTRTSTFGCRRDEESAMKQRLRESPDFFALLQRLSVALPSKIASFSSLPELAVVAQNLSRLQALDALTLLSLGDRAGHLLYARRVGTQRQPTFAADSPGDSSGSPCDEATGSAVAEPPWVAKESLLKNRGEGERDKQTGGETEGDDDSAASLDCLLKDVKSAAVLCKLMGKLGSVSPRFQRELFLWVATLPGRFSEAGGDAKTHESPSRFQQEKLRQNEWTVASAPEPVHVHASAFFRHSAAFLPAFSSCLVHSLCAERSPTRGAKLTEGVYQPSDRARMQAKTETGDYSTCMSGRWSSEEAEASGEAIVGRPAREAFLRLVSCGLPYLDSPAQVVGVLRALARVARIEALKDPLQEKARIAQGEERQRQDAPTQRGNERDGTRDLENLSASPSRSFEAAGTTVSLQSGCRPNSVVTVVQKTQLKALLHLRSLLLTGTSDSDLRSVLSPCPLLSAYAQSIEAALEDLEAAAGTSTREGGNKPIRLAVRAPDLSLLRPLLLALCETAEATRETYARVTLGGTAETGRTFHDESKAALEREGKGSETYAENLATAAQERETRADYFEKARLAGKADDPPASDQSFSGDISFLIALLLYQVFVVSPFPRQIQGAHTSLLPWLRARPQDLQWSFPLALRCVAGALSLVEVSQAQQASLASSRCFSLDETKGGGATRTPHSTPERTEAHRGLNSRQEVSPNPALTSGARFWASRVWLLSAIDIVLDPSLSSLFLLRFRDSHPSRQTTGQTATLLLSLLRSRQDVSASPCEPSVSEAQSQTRQKASTPQAHAARPDGLETLNEETLSEDREERRRAAETEFDRLVTQVCSRLASLATALRT; encoded by the coding sequence ATGAACCCAACTGCGAccttctccccgtctcgcgcgttcttttctcgtcaGATGGGCAGCGTCGGGAGTGGctctttcctgttcttcaTGCCGCCATCTCGCCTTGTGTCTGATCGGACCTTTCTCCCCAAGAACATGCGGTCCACACCGCGCTTGCTTAGGAGAGTGCACCCCAGTCGTCGCCTCTCCTACGATCCATCGGTGGCTACCGGAGGCGTCcatctctctttttttttcgaagACAACAGACAtgctttcgcctcttcgagTGCCGTCCTCGCTCAGGGTCACATTTCTCCCATCCTTGCAACACCGTCCGACGCACGCAGAAGACTGGAAAGCCGCGAATACCCTACATCAACCTTTGTTTCGTCCACGACTTCTGCGAGAAGTCCCGCGGCTACACCCTCTTCGCGTCCACCCTGGGCAACTCTCTACTCGCGAGAGGCTGCCTCACGTCACCGGCTTCCTCTGAGGCATGTCCCTCTTCAGACGCAACTccgctctttctcgccttaTAGACGGAGAACGACTCGCACAGATCCGCTCACCCGCTTTCCGCTCACCCGCCTGGGGACTCGCGTTTCacgtcctcctcttccgcgtCCCCAGGCGCAGAACTGgccgagacggagaggacgcgagcaGCAAGGAGGCTCGGGAAGGGCAGCGCACCCGTCTCCTGGACGTACACTCGGGTCATTTGGGGATCTTGCAGGAGTCGCCTGTGGTTTTCAGACGCCTCTGACCGCGACCAAAAGAGGCAATGGAAGCACTGCATCTTGCGTCCCATCTTTAGGCACCAGTGTCTCGCGGCGCTTCGTGGCAGCAgcgcctcgcgcttctcagAGGATAGGGACGCATCAGGCGAAAGGCTATGTCGATGGCCATGGAGATAAGGGGAAGGACGGTCTGTCCTCTTCACGCAGGTGGGAGAGTCGCCGGCATAAAACAGAACAAAAAACGTCTTCCgattcctcttcttcctcttctgcttcacctGTTTCCCCGCCTTCCAGGACGTCAGGTGTCTCCATCGACTCTCCTGCCTCGGAGAAGGGCCATGGCGCTTCCGCGTCGTCGTCTGAgtccgcgcctctctcttccaccgTCGCTGCTTCCCAGACTTCCCCGTCTTCGTCTTGGCAAAACTTTGCGTGGTTAGCTGACGAAGATGTCTCACGCTCTAGGTTCGGTCGTCGCGTGAGTGGCAACTCCTCGCTATCATCCAACAGTCCGGGTGCCGATTCATCTCGCTTGAATCTTGCCGACGGACTATCTTCTTCAACCTGTCGAGCCGCGCGACCTGACCGTTCTGCTCATGAacctcccgcgcctccttTGGACTCTCTTTCGccatctgcgtctctgtccgcTGTTTGTCGTTCGTCGTCGtattcgtcttcttctccatcttcttcgtctgcgccttcttcgtctgcgccttcgtcgtctgcgccttcgtcgtctgcggcttcgtcgtctgcggcttctctggCGTCCACGGATTCGAGTTTGAGCCGCGACCCTcagtctcctcctctgcttcagAGGCTGCACTTCGCACCGCTGGAtgcgcgaaaaagaagcggCACTCAACGGGCAGGCACCGAGCGTCTCGCAGGCGGTGGCACCCTTCCtgggaggcgagagcagaaacggCGGAGCGTGTCtgcgaggagaaacaggaaggacGAGACACCTGTGGAAGGCAGGCAAGGTCGCGGACAAGGAAACAAGCTGGACGAAGAAGGGATATCCAaatggagaggaggaaagccGGAAGAGGCCCGggcgctgcagagagagagatggattCGCGATCTGCTCCTTAGTCGCCCCTCAGAGAGTCGGACGGCGGTCCAGCAAGAGCTGCttgcgctgcttctccatcgcgagaagctgagaacgcgagagaaagaaaacgcagaccgGCGTCGACTTAAGGATCGCAGGGTCAGTCCACACTCTAAGGCGAACCATACACCGTTTGTTTTCCAAAATCTACGACGCAACTCTTTCCTCGCACCCCCGCTACTTCACGGATCCAGGGgactgtcgcttctcttcaaTGCTCTTCGGgcatctccttcttcctccgcttcatctgtctctgcttcttcttcctggagaTCGTCTTGGACTTCTGAGAAGAGCCAGCagggaggcgacggagagcagaaggcgtCCGGAGTCGCCGCGGAGCCGCCCGTCAGCGTCAGGGACATGGGGGACAGTCACAAAGGCCCCGAGGATACAGCGACGGCGCACGCAAAGGCTCAAATTGCCCACGAGGTGCTCCGAGATCTGCTTTACCATCTACCACACTTCTCGACCAGTCACATCGTCACAGTGCTTCGACTggtgtctgcttctcttcctggtTCTTGGCTCGCCTTCCGCCCAGCGGCGCCTTCCCAGGCGCCTCTTTCGACTGCTGAAGCATTTCTCAGCGACCCTCTGGACTTTGCCTGCATGCCCCTGGGAGAGTTGCGTCTCGAGCTTCTCGCGGTGCTTTCCcggtgcgtctctctgtcttggcTTGCACGCTTCTCCGGCGATGAGTTTATCGGCCTCTTGGCCTTCACGCAGGTCGTCGCGgctccctcgtcttcgccgctgtctcctcgcgccgGCGTAGGTGCCCGCGGCGGAGGGCGGCcggacgacggagacacttcgGACGAGGCGGTGAGGGGGCATGGAGACACGGGGGGACGAAGGCGCGTGGAATCGAGGCCGGAAGCAGAGCAGGAGCCTTGCCTCtctcgacagcgaggaagcagtccaggagaagaagagtggggGACGGAGCGAACGCGGGGCCGACCGTCTACTGAAATGAGGAGAAACACAACGAGGACGTCGACGTTTGGCTGTAGACGCGATGAAGAGAGTGCGATGAAGCAGCGACTCCGAGAGAGTCCAGACTTCTTTGCCCTCCTTCAACGCCTCTCTGTTGCTCTGCCGTCGAAGATAGCCTCCTTCTCATCGCTCCCCGAACTTGCCGTTGTCGCCCAGAATCTAAGTCGTCTTCAGGCTCTTGACGCCCTCACTCTGCTTTCCCTGGGCGACCGGGCCGGTCACCTTCTGTATGCGCGGAGAGTggggacacagagacagccaACATTCGCTGCAGACTCACCAGGTGACTCGTCAGGTTCTCCATGTGATGAAGCCACTGGATCTGCAGTTGCCGAGCCTCCCTGGGTGGCGAAAGAGTCTCTGCTGAAGAAtcgcggcgaaggcgagcgagacaaacagacaggaggagaaacagaaggagacgatgattcagctgcttcgctggACTGTCTGCTCAAAGACGTCAAAAGCGCGGCTGTCCTATGCAAACTTATGGGGAAGCTGGGGTCGGTTTCTCCGCGGTTTCAGCGGGAGCTGTTCCTTTGGGTCGCCACCCTTCCAGGCCGTTTTTCGGAGGCAGGTGGGGACGCGAAAACGCATGAGTCCCCTTCGCGCTTCCAACAGGAGAAACTTCGCCAAAACGAGTGGACGGTCGCCTCTGCTCCAGAGCCTGTACATGTTCACGCGAGCGCGTTCTTCCGACACTCTGCTGCGTTCTTGCCGGCTTTTTCGTCGTGCCTAGTGCACAGCCTCTGCGCGGAGAGGTCACCGACGCGAGGAGCGAAGTTGACAGAGGGCGTCTATCAACCTTCTGACCGAGCACGGATGcaggcgaagacagagacaggtgaCTACTCCACATGCATGTCGGGGCGCTGGAGCTCTGAGGAGGCTGAGGCCAGCGGGGAAGCCATTGTGGGCAGGCCAGCGAGAGAGGCCTTCCTCCGTCTTGTCAGTTGCGGCCTCCCGTACCTTGATTCTCCCGCGCAAGTCGTAGGAGTCCTCCGAGCCTTGGCCCGAGTGGCTCGGATAGAGGCCTTGAAGGACCCCCTGCAGGAGAAGGCAAGAATCGCCCAAGGTGAGGAGCGACAAAGGCAGGACGCGCCCACCCAACGCGGCAACGAGAGGGATGGCACACGAGATTTAGAAAATCTTTCGGCGTCCCCCTCGCGTTCTTTTGAGGCTGCAGGTACGACAGTGTCGCTGCAGTCTGGTTGCCGGCCTAACAGCGTTGTGACCGTCGTGCAAAAGACCCAACTGAAGGCGCTGCTTCACCTGCGTTCGCTGCTGCTCACTGGAACCTCTGACTCCGACCTGCGTTCGGTTCTGTCGCCTTGTCCTCTACTCTCTGCATACGCGCAAAGTATTGAGGCGGCCCTGGAAGACCTTGAAGCCGCCGCGGGGACTTCGACCCGAGAGGGCGGAAACAAGCCGATACGCCTTGCAGTTCGAGCTCCCGATCTCTCGCTTCTAcgacctcttcttctggcgCTCTGCGAGACTGCAGAAGCGACGCGCGAGACATACGCGCGAGTGACTCTCGGGGGAACTGCAGAGACCGGAAGAACGTTTCACGACGAATCAAAGGCTGCactcgaaagagaaggaaaaggaagtgAGACATACGCCGAAAACCTAGCGACAGCGGCacaagagagggagactcGCGCCGACTACTTCGAGAAGGCGCGGCTCGCTGGGAAGGCCGACGACCCTCCGGCTTCTGACCAGTCGTTCAGTGGAGACATTTCCTTCCTTATTGCTCTCTTGCTTTACCAGGTTTTTgtggtgtctccgtttccgcGTCAAATACAAGGAGCACATACATCGCTGCTTCCCTGGCTTCGCGCGCGACCACAGGACCTTCAGTGGAGTTTCCCCCTGGCGCTCCGCTGCGTGGCGGGtgctttgtctctcgtcgAGGTTTCTCAGGCACAGCAGGCGAGTCTTGCATCGTCTCGGTGTTTCAGTCTCGATGAAACTAAAGGTGGAGGAGCGACTCGTACCCCACACTCGACACCGGAAAGGACGGAAGCACACAGAGGTCTCAACAGCAGGCAGGAGGTGTCTCCGAATCCCGCGTTGACCTCGGGAGCTCGTTTTTGGGCTTCCCGTGTATGGCTTCTGTCAGCCATAGACATCGTTCTCgatccgtctctttcttcactctttcttcttcgtttccggGATTCTCACCCCTCTCGCCAGACCACAGGCCAGACTGCGACTttgcttctgtcgcttctgcgaTCCCGCCAAGAcgtttctgcctcgccttGTGAACCAAGCGTCTCTGAGGCTCAGTCGCAGACGCGCCAGAAGGCCTCCACCccgcaggcgcatgcagcgaggcCAGATGGCCTCGAAACATTAAATGAAGAAACATTgagtgaagacagagaagagaggaggcgagcaGCTGAGACAGAGTTTGACCGCCTGGTGACTCAGGTGTGCAGTAGACTCGCGAGCCTGGCCACAGCTCTGCGAACTTGA